The following coding sequences are from one Kosakonia sp. H02 window:
- the potD gene encoding spermidine/putrescine ABC transporter substrate-binding protein PotD, which translates to MKKNWSRHLLAAGALALGISAAHADDNNTLYFYNWTEYVPPGLLEQFTKETGIKVIYSTYESNETMYAKLKTYKEGAYDLVVPSTYFVDKMRKEGMIQKIDKTKLTNFHNLDPQMLNKPFDPSNDYSIPYIWGATAIGVNSEAIDPKTVTSWADLWKPQYKGSLLLTDDAREVFQIALRKLGYSGNTTDPKEIEAAYKELQKLMPNVAAFNSDNPANPYMEGEVNLGMVWNGSAFVAREAGTPLEVVWPKEGGIFWMDSLSIPANAKNVDGALKLINFLLRPDIAKQVAETIGYPTPNLAARKLLKPEIANDKSLYPDADTINKGEWQNDVGSASAIYEEYYQKLKAGR; encoded by the coding sequence ATGAAGAAAAACTGGTCACGCCACCTGCTCGCAGCAGGCGCACTTGCCCTCGGCATCAGCGCCGCGCATGCGGACGACAACAACACGCTCTACTTCTACAACTGGACCGAGTATGTGCCGCCAGGCTTGCTGGAGCAGTTCACCAAAGAGACCGGCATCAAGGTTATTTATTCCACGTATGAGTCGAATGAAACCATGTATGCCAAGCTCAAAACCTACAAAGAAGGTGCGTACGACTTAGTGGTGCCGTCGACCTACTTCGTCGACAAAATGCGTAAAGAGGGCATGATTCAGAAGATCGATAAAACGAAGCTGACCAACTTCCACAACCTCGATCCGCAGATGCTCAACAAGCCGTTTGACCCGAGCAATGATTACTCCATTCCCTATATCTGGGGTGCAACGGCAATTGGTGTGAACAGCGAGGCTATCGATCCGAAAACCGTCACCAGTTGGGCGGATTTGTGGAAACCACAATACAAAGGCAGCCTGCTGTTGACCGACGATGCGCGCGAAGTGTTCCAGATAGCGCTGCGTAAACTGGGTTATTCCGGCAATACCACCGACCCGAAAGAGATTGAAGCAGCGTATAAAGAGCTGCAAAAACTAATGCCAAACGTGGCGGCGTTCAACTCCGATAACCCGGCGAACCCGTATATGGAAGGCGAAGTGAATCTCGGCATGGTGTGGAACGGTTCCGCGTTTGTGGCGCGCGAAGCGGGAACCCCGCTGGAAGTGGTGTGGCCGAAAGAAGGCGGTATTTTCTGGATGGATAGCCTGTCGATTCCAGCGAACGCCAAAAACGTCGACGGCGCGCTGAAGCTGATTAACTTCCTGCTGCGCCCGGATATTGCCAAACAAGTGGCGGAAACCATCGGTTACCCGACGCCAAACCTCGCCGCGCGTAAGCTGCTGAAACCCGAAATCGCTAACGACAAATCCCTCTACCCGGATGCAGACACCATTAATAAGGGCGAGTGGCAAAACGATGTCGGCAGCGCCAGCGCCATTTACGAAGAGTATTACCAGAAGTTAAAAGCCGGTCGTTAA
- a CDS encoding ATP-binding protein, producing the protein MPSVKTNWLNSLALKILLAFIAGALLSIGLLVSFSLVVKERLPGMDLSDYTRALASELQFDPSPGRMSESDRYPLWIYSSLADDVAYRVLDDKGRVVMSSPGAQHWPPLKQIITPVVGDFEFTLHGNDYIGTTELYASEGKTWFIQMTASSRLVDFLHRSFALPFIRFGIELFSLVLLVVFGLCAWVTLKYSLRPLRNASAEAATISPRSLDGRLQTEGVPAEISPLIDSFNQALARLEKGYRTQQDFLAKAAHELKTPLTLIRAEVELMEDNSDAREPLLCQVEHLARQVQQLLLLAEASEPLSYRFDRVDAGAVARDCVQFLQRIADDAQVSLTLCVPGEAVFWRADRGAFFTLLKNLMENAIQHAPPESEVRTEISVERITVRDCGPGVAQDELPLLFSRFWRGAHRRDSGAGLGLAICQEIAIAHGWTLAAENRQPGLQLCLLRPATLTTGF; encoded by the coding sequence ATGCCATCCGTGAAGACGAACTGGCTGAATAGCCTGGCGCTGAAGATCCTGCTGGCGTTTATTGCCGGGGCGTTACTGAGTATCGGCCTGCTGGTTTCATTTAGCCTGGTGGTGAAAGAACGCCTGCCGGGCATGGACCTGAGCGACTATACGCGCGCCTTAGCCAGCGAATTACAGTTTGATCCTTCGCCGGGCAGGATGAGTGAAAGCGATCGCTATCCGCTGTGGATCTATAGCAGCCTCGCTGACGATGTGGCTTACCGGGTGCTGGACGACAAAGGGCGCGTTGTAATGAGTTCCCCTGGCGCGCAGCACTGGCCGCCGCTTAAGCAAATCATCACTCCTGTCGTTGGCGACTTTGAATTTACGCTTCATGGCAATGACTATATTGGCACTACCGAACTTTATGCGAGCGAAGGGAAAACATGGTTTATTCAGATGACCGCCAGTTCGCGGCTCGTTGATTTTTTACACCGTAGTTTTGCCCTGCCGTTTATCCGCTTTGGTATTGAGTTATTCAGCCTGGTGCTGCTGGTGGTCTTTGGTTTATGCGCCTGGGTCACCCTGAAATATTCCCTCAGGCCGCTACGTAACGCCTCCGCTGAGGCGGCAACAATCTCGCCGCGCTCGCTGGACGGGCGTTTGCAGACCGAAGGTGTGCCAGCGGAAATTTCCCCCCTTATTGACAGCTTTAACCAGGCGCTGGCGCGGCTGGAGAAGGGGTATCGCACCCAGCAGGATTTTCTGGCAAAAGCCGCCCATGAACTCAAAACGCCGCTGACGCTTATCCGCGCGGAAGTGGAGTTGATGGAAGATAACAGCGATGCGCGTGAACCGCTGCTGTGCCAGGTTGAGCATCTGGCGCGCCAGGTGCAGCAATTGCTGTTGCTGGCAGAGGCCAGCGAGCCGCTCAGTTACCGTTTCGACCGGGTTGATGCCGGCGCGGTGGCGCGTGATTGTGTGCAGTTTTTGCAGCGTATCGCCGATGACGCGCAGGTGAGTTTAACGCTTTGCGTGCCGGGTGAGGCGGTGTTCTGGCGGGCCGATCGCGGCGCGTTTTTTACCCTGTTAAAAAACCTGATGGAAAATGCCATCCAGCATGCGCCGCCGGAGTCAGAAGTGCGCACGGAAATCAGCGTGGAGCGCATTACCGTGCGCGATTGTGGGCCGGGAGTCGCGCAGGACGAATTGCCACTACTCTTCTCCCGCTTCTGGCGCGGCGCACACCGCCGGGACAGCGGTGCAGGCCTTGGGCTGGCTATCTGTCAGGAGATTGCCATTGCTCACGGCTGGACATTAGCGGCCGAAAACAGGCAACCAGGATTACAGTTATGCCTTCTGCGGCCAGCAACGTTAACGACCGGCTTTTAA
- the phoQ gene encoding two-component system sensor histidine kinase PhoQ, whose translation MRRVLRHILPLSLRVRFLLATAAVVMVLSLAYGVVALVGYSVSFDKTTFRLLRGESNLFYTLARWENNTLRVDLPESLDQQSPTMTFIYNKQGQLIWSQRNVPWLQKRIEPGWLTTNGFHEIEADVDASSTLIDDDHSMAQKLKEIREDDSDSEMTHSVAVNIYSATAHMPQLTIVVVDTIPIELNRSYMVWSWFFYVLAANLLLVVPLLWLAAWWSLRPIEALAREVRELEEHHRVQLNPDTTRELTSLVRNLNRLLKSERERYDKYRTTLTDLTHSLKTPLAVLQSTLRSLRSEKMSVSDAEPVMLEQISRISQQIGYYLHRATMRGSSMLSRELHPVAPLLDSLTSALNKVYQRKGVNITLDISPEISFVGEQTDFMEVMGNVLDNACKYCLEFVEVSVSQTDETLHIVVEDDGPGIPAAQRERVFDRGQRADTLRPGQGVGLSVAREIVEQYGGKIITGDSLLGGARMEVIFARQQTVITGD comes from the coding sequence ATGAGGCGCGTGCTGCGGCATATTTTGCCGCTTTCTCTGCGAGTGCGCTTTCTGCTCGCCACCGCCGCGGTGGTGATGGTGCTTTCGCTGGCTTATGGCGTTGTCGCGCTGGTGGGTTACAGCGTCAGCTTCGATAAAACCACCTTCCGCCTGCTGCGCGGTGAAAGTAATCTCTTCTACACCCTCGCACGCTGGGAAAACAACACGTTGCGCGTTGATCTTCCTGAGAGTCTGGATCAGCAAAGCCCCACCATGACGTTTATCTACAACAAGCAAGGCCAGCTTATCTGGTCACAGCGCAATGTGCCGTGGTTGCAAAAACGCATTGAACCCGGCTGGCTGACGACCAATGGCTTTCACGAGATTGAAGCGGATGTCGATGCCAGTAGCACGCTGATTGATGACGATCACTCCATGGCGCAGAAGCTTAAAGAGATCCGCGAAGATGACAGCGATTCCGAGATGACACACTCGGTGGCGGTCAATATCTACTCCGCCACCGCGCATATGCCGCAACTGACCATTGTGGTTGTCGATACCATCCCTATAGAGTTGAACCGCTCCTATATGGTGTGGAGCTGGTTCTTCTACGTGCTGGCGGCCAACTTATTATTAGTAGTGCCGCTGCTGTGGCTGGCGGCCTGGTGGAGTTTGCGGCCAATTGAAGCTCTGGCGCGTGAAGTGCGCGAACTGGAAGAGCATCACCGCGTACAGCTCAACCCGGACACCACCCGGGAGCTCACCAGTCTGGTGCGCAACCTGAACCGCCTGTTAAAAAGTGAACGCGAGCGCTACGACAAATACCGCACTACCCTGACGGATCTCACCCACAGCTTAAAAACGCCGCTGGCGGTGCTGCAAAGTACCCTGCGCTCATTACGCAGCGAAAAAATGAGCGTCAGCGATGCCGAGCCGGTGATGCTGGAGCAAATCAGCCGTATTTCCCAGCAGATTGGTTATTACCTGCACCGTGCGACCATGCGCGGCAGCAGTATGCTCAGCCGTGAATTACATCCCGTCGCGCCGCTGCTCGACAGTTTAACCTCGGCGCTGAATAAGGTTTATCAGCGCAAAGGGGTCAACATCACCCTCGATATTTCGCCGGAAATCAGTTTTGTTGGTGAGCAAACTGACTTTATGGAAGTGATGGGCAATGTGCTGGATAACGCCTGTAAATACTGCCTGGAATTTGTCGAAGTGTCGGTGAGCCAGACCGATGAGACGCTGCATATTGTGGTGGAAGATGACGGGCCAGGAATTCCCGCCGCGCAGCGTGAAAGGGTGTTTGATCGCGGCCAGCGCGCCGATACGCTGCGCCCCGGCCAGGGTGTGGGGCTTTCCGTCGCGCGAGAAATCGTCGAACAATATGGCGGAAAGATAATCACCGGCGACAGTCTGCTGGGCGGCGCGAGGATGGAAGTGATTTTTGCGCGTCAGCAAACGGTGATAACGGGCGACTGA
- a CDS encoding cupin domain-containing protein has translation MEYHLEINWPDFLQRYWQKRPVVLKRGFKAFVDPISPDELAGLAMENEVDSRLVSHLDGKWQVSHGPFQSYDDLGESNWSLLVQAVNHWHQPAAALMRPFRTLPDWRTDDLMISFSVPGGGVGPHLDQYDVFIIQGTGRRRWRVGEKARLRQHCPHPDLLQVDPFEAIIDEEMEPGDILYIPPGFPHEGYSLENSLNYSVGFRAPSGRELISGFADYVLQRELGSQRYSDPDVPEREHPADVLPQEVDKLREMMLGLINQPEQFNEWLGEFISQSRHELDIAPPEPPYQPDEIYDALKQGDKLARLGGLRVLRIGEDVYANGEKINSPHRPALEALASHIVLNGEMFGDALDDPSFLAMLAALVNSGYWFFED, from the coding sequence ATGGAATATCACCTGGAAATAAACTGGCCAGACTTTCTTCAACGCTACTGGCAGAAACGCCCGGTAGTGCTGAAACGCGGATTTAAAGCATTTGTCGACCCCATCAGCCCGGATGAGCTGGCAGGGCTGGCGATGGAGAACGAAGTGGATAGCCGCCTGGTCAGCCATCTTGATGGCAAATGGCAGGTGAGCCACGGGCCGTTCCAGAGCTACGATGATCTGGGTGAAAGCAACTGGTCGCTGCTGGTGCAGGCGGTGAATCATTGGCACCAGCCTGCCGCCGCGCTGATGCGCCCGTTTCGCACCCTGCCCGACTGGCGCACCGATGATCTGATGATTTCGTTCTCGGTGCCTGGCGGCGGTGTGGGTCCGCATCTCGATCAATATGATGTGTTTATCATTCAGGGCACCGGCCGTCGCCGCTGGCGCGTGGGTGAAAAAGCGCGGCTGAGACAGCACTGCCCGCACCCGGATCTGCTCCAGGTGGATCCTTTCGAGGCGATTATTGATGAAGAGATGGAGCCGGGCGACATTCTCTATATTCCGCCAGGATTCCCGCATGAAGGCTATTCGCTGGAGAACTCGCTGAACTATTCTGTCGGCTTTCGCGCGCCAAGCGGTCGCGAGCTGATCAGCGGTTTTGCCGATTATGTGCTGCAACGTGAACTGGGTAGCCAGCGTTATAGCGACCCGGATGTGCCAGAGCGCGAGCACCCGGCGGATGTTCTGCCGCAAGAGGTGGATAAGCTGCGCGAGATGATGCTCGGCCTGATTAATCAGCCGGAACAGTTTAATGAGTGGCTCGGCGAGTTTATCTCCCAGTCGCGCCATGAGCTGGATATCGCCCCGCCAGAGCCGCCTTATCAGCCGGATGAAATCTATGATGCGTTAAAACAGGGCGATAAGCTGGCGCGCCTCGGCGGCCTGCGCGTACTGCGCATCGGCGAAGATGTCTACGCCAACGGCGAGAAAATCAACTCGCCGCACCGCCCGGCACTGGAAGCGCTGGCAAGCCATATCGTATTGAACGGAGAGATGTTCGGCGACGCGCTGGACGATCCGTCCTTCCTCGCGATGCTCGCCGCGCTGGTGAATAGCGGATATTGGTTTTTTGAGGATTGA
- the potC gene encoding spermidine/putrescine ABC transporter permease PotC, producing the protein MIGRLLRGGFMTAIYAYLYIPIIILIVNSFNRSRFGINWQGFSTQWYSLLMNNDSLLQAAQHSLTMAVLSATFATLIGSLTAVALYRYRFRGKPFVSGMLFVVMMSPDIVMAISLLVLFMLIGVQLGFWSLLFSHITFCLPFVVVTVFSRLKGFDVRMLEAAKDLGASEITILRKIILPLALPAVAAGWLLSFTLSMDDVVVSSFVTGPGYEILPLKIYSMVKVGVSPEVNALATILLVLSLVLVIASQLIARDKTKSQGT; encoded by the coding sequence ATGATCGGTCGACTGCTCAGAGGCGGTTTTATGACCGCCATTTACGCTTACCTTTATATTCCGATCATTATTCTGATCGTGAATTCGTTTAACCGTTCGCGCTTCGGCATTAACTGGCAGGGCTTTTCCACGCAGTGGTACAGCCTGCTGATGAACAACGACAGCCTGTTACAGGCGGCGCAACACTCGCTCACTATGGCCGTGCTGTCAGCAACCTTCGCCACGCTGATTGGCTCGCTCACCGCCGTGGCGCTCTACCGCTACCGTTTTCGCGGCAAACCGTTTGTCAGCGGCATGCTGTTTGTGGTGATGATGTCGCCGGATATCGTGATGGCGATTTCGCTGCTGGTGCTGTTTATGCTGATCGGCGTGCAGCTTGGCTTCTGGTCGCTGCTGTTTTCCCATATCACTTTCTGCCTGCCGTTTGTGGTGGTCACCGTCTTCTCGCGCTTAAAAGGGTTTGATGTGCGCATGCTTGAGGCGGCGAAAGACCTGGGAGCCAGTGAGATAACCATTCTGCGCAAAATCATTTTGCCGCTGGCGCTGCCCGCCGTGGCCGCTGGCTGGTTATTGAGTTTTACCCTGTCGATGGATGACGTGGTGGTTTCCTCCTTCGTGACCGGACCAGGGTATGAAATTCTGCCGCTAAAAATCTATTCGATGGTGAAAGTCGGCGTCTCACCCGAAGTGAATGCCCTCGCCACCATTCTGTTAGTACTGTCGCTGGTTCTGGTGATCGCCAGCCAGCTTATTGCTCGTGATAAAACAAAATCTCAGGGGACGTAA
- the pepT gene encoding peptidase T — protein sequence MDKLLERFLQYVSLDTQSKPGVRQVPSTDGQWKLLHLLQDQLNEMGLANVTLSDKGTLMAKLPSNVSTPVPAIGFISHVDTSPDCSGKNVNPQILENYRGGDIALGVGDEILSPVMFPVLHQLLGQTLITTDGKTLLGADDKAGVAEIMTALAVLKKKNIPHGDICVAFTPDEEVGKGAKHFDVDAFGAQWAYTMDGGGVGELEFENFNAASVTIKIAGNNVHPGTAKGVMVNALTLASKIHAQVPEEESPEQTEGYEGFYHLASIKGTVERAEMHYIIRDFERKSFEARKRKMMEIAKHVGKGLHPDCYIELVIEDSYYNMREKVAEFPHIIDIAQQAMRDCDIEPDMKPIRGGTDGAQLSFMGLPCPNIFTGGYNYHGKHEFVTLDGMEKAVQVIVRIAELTAKGE from the coding sequence ATGGACAAATTATTAGAGCGTTTTTTACAGTACGTTTCTCTGGATACGCAATCAAAGCCGGGCGTCCGCCAGGTGCCAAGCACGGATGGCCAGTGGAAGCTCCTGCACTTATTGCAAGACCAGCTTAACGAGATGGGGCTGGCGAACGTGACGTTAAGTGATAAAGGCACGTTAATGGCAAAATTGCCCTCAAACGTGTCAACGCCCGTCCCGGCGATTGGTTTTATTTCCCACGTTGATACCTCACCCGATTGCAGCGGCAAAAACGTTAACCCGCAAATTCTTGAAAATTACCGTGGTGGCGATATCGCCCTGGGCGTTGGCGATGAGATCCTCTCGCCGGTGATGTTCCCGGTGCTGCATCAGTTGCTGGGGCAAACGCTTATCACCACCGACGGCAAAACGCTGCTCGGCGCGGATGATAAAGCCGGCGTGGCAGAAATCATGACCGCGCTGGCGGTCCTGAAAAAGAAAAACATTCCCCACGGTGATATTTGCGTGGCGTTTACGCCGGACGAAGAGGTGGGTAAAGGCGCGAAGCATTTTGATGTGGACGCGTTTGGCGCGCAGTGGGCGTACACCATGGACGGCGGCGGAGTCGGAGAACTGGAGTTCGAGAACTTTAACGCCGCGTCGGTAACCATCAAAATCGCCGGGAATAATGTGCATCCCGGTACGGCGAAAGGGGTAATGGTCAATGCCTTAACCCTTGCCAGCAAAATCCACGCGCAGGTGCCGGAAGAAGAGAGCCCGGAGCAAACTGAAGGCTACGAAGGTTTTTATCACCTCGCCAGTATTAAAGGCACCGTTGAACGCGCCGAGATGCACTACATCATTCGCGATTTTGAGCGTAAATCGTTTGAAGCGCGTAAACGTAAGATGATGGAGATTGCCAAACACGTCGGTAAAGGGCTGCACCCGGATTGTTATATCGAACTGGTGATTGAAGACAGTTATTACAATATGCGTGAGAAAGTGGCGGAGTTTCCGCACATTATCGACATTGCTCAGCAAGCGATGCGCGATTGCGATATCGAACCGGATATGAAACCGATTCGCGGCGGCACCGATGGCGCACAGCTCTCCTTTATGGGCCTGCCATGCCCGAACATTTTTACCGGCGGATATAACTACCACGGCAAACATGAGTTCGTGACCCTCGACGGCATGGAAAAAGCGGTACAGGTGATTGTACGTATCGCCGAATTAACCGCGAAAGGGGAATAA
- a CDS encoding MipA/OmpV family protein, translating into MVVVSRRIIAAGLLSLSFTAAAENPTEWGLGVGVASTQKPYTDIDRKYSPLPILYFSSPWFRFAGTQAEIILPELSLSETQQLNFGLIASYDGSGYDEDDSWIFRDMAKRKSGFWAGAKVEWQNDVANIFSDWTHDISDNSNGQRIRLGAERSWQWGDITLTPRIVANRYNASYVNYYYGVRPDEARAWRPAYQGDASINTELGLRSVYQINPHNYLTFDVEVTLLASDIKDSPLVDRNNENRLFLSYMYKF; encoded by the coding sequence ATGGTTGTCGTCTCACGCCGCATTATCGCTGCGGGTCTGCTCTCTCTTTCCTTTACTGCTGCCGCCGAAAATCCCACCGAATGGGGGTTAGGCGTCGGGGTTGCCAGCACGCAAAAGCCTTACACCGACATCGATCGCAAATATTCCCCGTTGCCGATCCTCTATTTCTCCAGCCCGTGGTTTCGTTTTGCCGGCACCCAGGCAGAGATAATCCTGCCGGAATTGTCACTCAGTGAAACTCAACAGCTTAATTTCGGTCTTATTGCCAGCTACGACGGCTCAGGTTATGACGAGGATGATTCGTGGATCTTCCGCGATATGGCTAAACGCAAAAGCGGTTTCTGGGCTGGCGCCAAAGTCGAGTGGCAAAACGACGTGGCGAACATTTTCAGCGACTGGACACACGATATCTCCGATAACAGTAACGGGCAGCGTATTCGCCTCGGCGCAGAAAGAAGCTGGCAGTGGGGTGATATCACGCTGACGCCGCGCATTGTCGCCAATCGCTATAACGCCAGTTATGTCAATTATTACTATGGTGTGCGCCCGGATGAAGCCCGCGCGTGGCGGCCTGCTTACCAGGGCGACGCCAGTATTAACACTGAATTAGGGTTACGCAGCGTCTATCAAATAAATCCGCATAACTATCTGACATTTGATGTGGAAGTGACGCTGCTGGCATCAGACATTAAGGACAGCCCGTTAGTGGACAGGAATAACGAAAACCGCCTTTTTTTGAGCTACATGTATAAATTCTGA
- the potA gene encoding spermidine/putrescine ABC transporter ATP-binding protein PotA, with the protein MTNPASDKPFDAQTRDRVKKLNTQSRSRSPLVQLAGIRKSFDGKTVISDFNLTINNGEFLTLLGPSGCGKTTVLRLIAGLESVDVGHIQLDAQDITHVPAEHRHVNTVFQSYALFPHMTVFENVAFGLRMQKTPAAEIAPRVTDALRMVQLDAFAQRKSHQLSGGQQQRVAIARAVVNKPRLLLLDESLSALDYKLRKQMQNELKALQRKLGITFVFVTHDQEEALTMSDRIVVMRDGRIEQDGTPREIYEEPKNLFVASFIGEINIFNATVIERLDESRVRASVEGRECNIYVNFAVEKGQQLNVLLRPEDLRVEEINDIADVEGLIGFVRERNYKGMTLESMVELENGKMVMVSEFFNEDDPDFDHSLDQKMAINWVESWEVVLADEEHK; encoded by the coding sequence ATCACAAACCCCGCATCTGATAAGCCTTTCGATGCGCAAACACGGGACAGAGTAAAAAAATTGAACACACAATCGCGTTCGCGTTCACCGCTGGTGCAACTGGCCGGTATTCGCAAAAGCTTTGATGGTAAAACCGTCATTTCTGATTTTAATCTCACCATCAATAACGGCGAATTTCTGACACTGCTTGGCCCGTCTGGCTGCGGTAAAACCACGGTTCTGCGCCTGATTGCCGGGCTGGAAAGCGTCGATGTTGGCCATATTCAGCTTGATGCCCAGGATATTACTCACGTCCCGGCGGAACACCGCCATGTGAACACCGTTTTTCAAAGTTACGCGCTTTTCCCGCATATGACCGTGTTTGAAAACGTGGCCTTTGGTTTGCGGATGCAAAAAACCCCGGCGGCAGAGATCGCCCCGCGCGTCACCGACGCCCTGCGTATGGTGCAACTTGACGCGTTTGCCCAGCGCAAATCGCACCAACTTTCTGGCGGCCAGCAACAGCGCGTTGCCATCGCCCGCGCCGTGGTCAATAAACCCCGTTTACTGCTGCTTGATGAATCCCTCTCGGCGCTCGATTACAAGCTGCGCAAGCAGATGCAAAACGAACTCAAAGCGCTGCAACGTAAACTGGGCATCACTTTTGTCTTTGTCACCCACGATCAGGAAGAAGCCCTGACTATGTCAGATCGCATCGTGGTGATGCGCGACGGGCGCATTGAGCAGGACGGTACGCCGCGCGAAATCTACGAAGAGCCGAAAAACCTGTTTGTCGCCAGCTTTATTGGTGAAATCAACATTTTCAATGCCACGGTGATTGAGCGTCTGGATGAGAGCCGCGTGCGCGCCAGCGTTGAAGGCCGCGAGTGCAATATTTACGTCAACTTCGCAGTGGAAAAAGGTCAACAGCTTAATGTCCTGCTGCGCCCGGAAGATTTGCGCGTTGAAGAAATTAACGATATCGCCGATGTGGAAGGGCTGATTGGTTTTGTACGCGAACGTAACTATAAAGGCATGACGCTGGAATCCATGGTCGAACTTGAGAACGGCAAAATGGTGATGGTCAGCGAGTTTTTTAACGAAGACGACCCGGATTTTGACCACTCGCTGGATCAAAAAATGGCCATCAACTGGGTGGAAAGCTGGGAGGTCGTACTGGCTGATGAAGAGCACAAGTAA
- the potB gene encoding spermidine/putrescine ABC transporter permease PotB, with product MKSTSKFQNGVIATIVGWLVLFVFLPNLMIIATSFLTRDDANFVKLVFTLDNYARLLDPLYFDVLLHSLNMAVIATLACLVLGYPFAWFLAKLPIKVRPLLLFLLIVPFWTNSLIRIYGLKIFLSTKGYLNEFLLWLGVIDTPMRIMFTPSAVIIGLVYILLPFMVMPLYSSIEKLDKPLLEAARDLGASKLQTFTRIIIPLTMPGIIAGCLLVMLPAMGLFYVSDLMGGAKNLLIGNVIKSQFLNIRDWPFGSATSITLTIVMGLMLLVYWRAARLLNKKVELE from the coding sequence ATGAAGAGCACAAGTAAATTCCAGAATGGGGTGATCGCCACTATCGTTGGTTGGCTTGTGCTGTTTGTCTTTCTGCCCAACCTGATGATCATCGCCACCAGCTTTTTGACCCGCGATGACGCCAATTTCGTCAAGCTGGTCTTCACGCTGGATAACTATGCCAGGCTGCTCGATCCGCTCTATTTCGACGTGCTGCTGCACTCGCTCAATATGGCGGTTATCGCCACCCTCGCCTGTCTAGTGCTTGGCTATCCTTTCGCCTGGTTTCTGGCAAAGCTGCCGATAAAGGTGCGCCCGCTGCTGCTGTTTTTGCTGATTGTTCCTTTCTGGACCAATTCGCTTATCCGCATTTATGGGCTGAAAATTTTCCTCAGCACCAAAGGCTATCTCAATGAGTTCTTACTCTGGCTCGGGGTCATCGACACGCCGATGCGCATTATGTTTACCCCGAGTGCGGTGATCATTGGGCTGGTCTATATTCTGCTGCCGTTTATGGTGATGCCGCTCTACTCCAGTATCGAAAAGCTCGACAAACCTTTGCTGGAAGCCGCTCGTGATCTCGGTGCCAGCAAGCTGCAAACCTTCACGCGCATTATTATTCCGCTGACCATGCCGGGGATCATCGCTGGTTGCCTGCTGGTGATGCTGCCTGCCATGGGGCTGTTCTACGTGTCAGATTTAATGGGCGGCGCGAAAAACTTGCTGATTGGTAATGTGATTAAAAGCCAGTTCCTGAACATTCGCGACTGGCCGTTTGGCTCCGCCACCAGCATCACGTTGACTATCGTGATGGGGCTGATGCTGCTGGTCTACTGGCGCGCCGCGCGTTTGCTGAATAAAAAGGTGGAGCTGGAATGA
- a CDS encoding response regulator transcription factor, whose product MGRILLIEDHEYLARLIAKGLSSAGIAVDIVGRGDTAWAAITQVAYQGLVLDRGLPDGDGLQLLQRLRQAGIAIPCLILTARDALHDRVQGLEAGADDYLPKPFAMEELVARARALLRRPAASQPLQPAWGDLTLSPESAVMQCGQHSIALAPAELQIMLTLIQKQGSVVRRSQMEAAGWGLSDAVTPNALDVALHRLRRKLSSIGSQMQIINLRGLGYAIREDELAE is encoded by the coding sequence ATGGGCCGAATACTGTTAATTGAAGATCACGAATACCTGGCGCGGCTGATCGCGAAAGGACTTTCCAGCGCGGGCATCGCCGTGGATATTGTCGGGCGCGGTGACACCGCCTGGGCGGCGATCACGCAGGTGGCCTATCAGGGGCTGGTGCTCGATCGCGGCCTGCCCGATGGTGACGGCTTGCAGCTTTTGCAACGCCTGCGCCAGGCGGGGATTGCCATTCCGTGCCTGATCCTTACCGCCCGTGATGCGCTGCATGACCGGGTGCAGGGGCTGGAAGCGGGTGCCGATGACTATCTCCCCAAACCGTTTGCCATGGAGGAACTGGTAGCGCGCGCCCGCGCGTTGCTGCGTCGGCCCGCCGCCAGCCAGCCGCTGCAACCGGCGTGGGGAGATTTAACCCTGTCACCGGAATCCGCCGTGATGCAGTGCGGGCAGCACAGCATTGCGCTGGCGCCGGCAGAGTTACAGATAATGCTTACTCTTATCCAAAAGCAGGGCAGTGTGGTGCGCCGCAGCCAGATGGAGGCCGCCGGTTGGGGGCTGAGCGATGCAGTCACCCCGAATGCGCTGGATGTTGCCCTGCATCGCCTGCGACGTAAGCTCTCCTCCATCGGCTCGCAGATGCAGATTATCAACCTGCGGGGACTGGGTTATGCCATCCGTGAAGACGAACTGGCTGAATAG